Genomic segment of Candidatus Sulfotelmatobacter sp.:
CGACCCGGGCACGCTCGAGGCGCAGCAGACGCACCCGGAGCCTGAGCAGCCAGGCGAACAGCGCGGTGAAGCCGAGCAGCATCCCATAGAACACCACCCGGATGCGCGGGTCCATGTCCACTTTGCCACGGGTGTTGATGATCGGATCGGGATGGAGCGAGAAATAGATGCGCGGCACCACGAACATCAGGAACGGCACCGACACGAACGCGATCGCCGAATAGATCGCGGCCAGCCGGGCGCGGCGCGCGGGCTCGTCGATCGCGCTGCGCAGCGCGAGATAGGCGACGTAGATCAGGAGCAGGAAAAAGATCGAGGTCTCGCGCGGATCCCAGTTCCAGTAGGCGCCCCACATCGCCTTGGCCCAGAACGCGCCGCTCACGGTGGCGGCGATGCAGAACAGCAGGCCGAGCTCGGCGGCGGTGGCGGCGTGATCGTCGAACTCGATGCGGCGGGTCCGCAGGTAGAGCAGGCTGGCGACCATGCTCCAGCCCAGCGCCAGCACCGTCACCCACGCCGAAGGGATGTGGAAGTAGAGAACCCGCGTGGTGTCGGCGAGCACCGGCACCAGTGGCGCCCACACGAACGCCAGCACGATGCAGGCCGCGATCCACACCAGCAGCAGGCCGCGCAGGATCACCTCACTCCTCCCACAGATGGTCGTACAGGAGCAGACTCGCGGCCATCAGTGCGGCGCCGTACGCCGCGAGCAGGCGGATCTCCCCGCCCGCCGGCAGCTGCTGCCACTGCGCCCGCGTTCCGCTGACCGCGGCGGCAAGCACGGGCAAGAGTACCGGAAACGAGACTCCCGCGAACAGCGCCCCTCGCCCCCGGCTCTGCGCGATCAAGGCGCCGAGCAGGGTCGAGGACACCGCGAGCGCCAGGCTCCCCAGGGCCAGCAGTGCGAGGAACGTGCCCCAGCGGGGAGGCGGGGCCCCCATCAGCACCAGAAACAACGGAACCGTGACGATCTCGAGCACGGCAAGAAACAACAGATTGAAAAGCAGCTTGCCGATCGCAATCTCGGTGGGCGAAGCCACCCGGCGCAGCATCGACAGGGTCTGACCCTCCACTTCCCGCACGAAGGCGTGGCTGAGCGACGCCAGCGTCGCGAACAGCAGCACGATCCACAGCATCGCGGCCAGGACGTCCACCCGGTCGCCGAGCCGCCCCGCGCCGAAGCTCACCGCGACCAGCGCGGTCACCGCGAACAGCAGCGCCGAGTTGAGGCCGTAGCGCGTACGCCATTCGCTGCGGCACTCCTTACGCAGTATCGCCCAGACCGCGGCCAGCGAGCGCGATGCTCTGCTCGGCAAGGTCTCGTTCCCCCGGATCGTTGGTGGCCAGCACCACGCGGGTCGTGGCCCGCAGGCGCGTCAGGACCTCGACCAAATGCCCCTTTCCGGCCGCGTCGAGATGACTCCCGGGCTCATC
This window contains:
- the ccsA gene encoding cytochrome c biogenesis protein CcsA encodes the protein MILRGLLLVWIAACIVLAFVWAPLVPVLADTTRVLYFHIPSAWVTVLALGWSMVASLLYLRTRRIEFDDHAATAAELGLLFCIAATVSGAFWAKAMWGAYWNWDPRETSIFFLLLIYVAYLALRSAIDEPARRARLAAIYSAIAFVSVPFLMFVVPRIYFSLHPDPIINTRGKVDMDPRIRVVFYGMLLGFTALFAWLLRLRVRLLRLERARVEIAPVADRALA
- a CDS encoding heme exporter protein CcmB; protein product: MPSRASRSLAAVWAILRKECRSEWRTRYGLNSALLFAVTALVAVSFGAGRLGDRVDVLAAMLWIVLLFATLASLSHAFVREVEGQTLSMLRRVASPTEIAIGKLLFNLLFLAVLEIVTVPLFLVLMGAPPPRWGTFLALLALGSLALAVSSTLLGALIAQSRGRGALFAGVSFPVLLPVLAAAVSGTRAQWQQLPAGGEIRLLAAYGAALMAASLLLYDHLWEE